The sequence AGCTGGTGCATCTGCTTTAACTTCTGCAGGTGCTTCTTCTTTAGCTTCTTCAGCTGGTGCATCTGCTACTTCAGCTTCTTTTGCAGCTGCGTCAGCTTCTGCAAGTTTTGCTTTAGTTCTTTCTAGTCTTGAAAATATTGTTGGATTGATGTGTTTTTTTGCCAACCCTTCATCGTCATAGACATAGAATGTTCCTGTAATGAGGGACTTACCGACTTGAGTTCTTAATCTCATTGGGATGACGACTTTGCCATCTAACTTGAACTCTTTTGTAATCATATCTACAGCTTCTAGACTTTTGAGTTTGCCTCCCAAGCCTGCAAAATTACAAGTCAACTCTCTTCTTGATAGAAAGGAGTTGTTGACGTCTGTAATTGTCTCAATTATGGACATGTATCAAAAATCTCTGGATATTTCATATAAACCTTGATTGAAATTACAGAAGAAATTTAAGAAATTCCCTCAGTACTATATCGTGGAACGTTATTTACTGCATTTTAAAAATGAGAAATATTTGCCTCAGAATTGTAGAGAACTAGCACACAGGGCTCGAGATCTTGCATCTGACATGAATGTTTCAGTTAGACTTGCAAGAGTTGCCTCAAAATTTATTGAATTTGATGTAGCATCAGAAAAAGTAGATCTAGATCCTCTTGTAGAGAGATTATCCCCAATTGGCGAACTTGATAATGTGAGACATGTTGTTGAAGAACACATAGACAAAGACAAAGGAATCCAAGATGGAATATTTTATTTTAACAATGAACGCTTTTGGGAATGCCATGAAGCATTTGAAGGAGTTTGGAATCAATGCTATGGGCGGGAAAAAGAACTTGTTCAAGGTATTATTCTAGTTGCAGTTGCATTTGCTCATGAACAAGAAAATGAAGAAAGCATAGGTATTGGAATGTTGAAAAGAGCTTTGGAAAAATTAGGTTCTTCCCCATCTATGTATTATTCAATAGATGTAGATAGAATTAGAAAAAAAGCAATTGAAATGCAGCAAGCAAACAAACTAACTAGATTTGAGATTTAATTAATTCTAAGGCTTTTGAAACAACTTCTGCCCCTTGAAGTAATCCTATGTTTCCTTTTTTTGCCTGCTCTTCAGTCATTCTGGTAGTTCCATCATTTTTGATAAAATCACCTGAAACTAGAATTGGAACTGGATCATCGCTGTGTCCTTTGTTAATACATGGAGTTGAGTGGTCTGCAGAAATTATAATTGCAACTTTGCTAGAATCAATATTATCTACTAGCGTTTTGAAGAATCTTTGATCAATCTCTTCTATATTTTTCATTTTTCCAATTGCATCTCCGTCATGACCAAATTCGTCTGGTCCTTTGAGGTGTACGTAAAT comes from Nitrosopumilus oxyclinae and encodes:
- a CDS encoding DUF309 domain-containing protein, whose protein sequence is MERYLLHFKNEKYLPQNCRELAHRARDLASDMNVSVRLARVASKFIEFDVASEKVDLDPLVERLSPIGELDNVRHVVEEHIDKDKGIQDGIFYFNNERFWECHEAFEGVWNQCYGREKELVQGIILVAVAFAHEQENEESIGIGMLKRALEKLGSSPSMYYSIDVDRIRKKAIEMQQANKLTRFEI